A part of Larimichthys crocea isolate SSNF chromosome VII, L_crocea_2.0, whole genome shotgun sequence genomic DNA contains:
- the c5ar1 gene encoding C5a anaphylatoxin chemotactic receptor 1, translating into MDQYDPEDIFQNNFTDDNYPFPVFPESFTPEITPIQIVSMVLYGLVFLLGVPGNAVVVWVTGFCMQRSVTSLWFLNLALADFLCCLSIPLLIVPLAHDDHWHFGPLACTLIKGLFYLVMYCSVLQLVLISVDRWMLVSRPVWCQNNRRPKQAACMCVAVWCLALIGSIPQFIYTKEVEAGEEKRECGTVYHGISKWLILSYRFMVGFLLPFLVIVVCHWVVYRKAESGITRGRTRSKRTLKIIIAVVVSFFLCWLPLHILDFLDLITPRTSPHSPNIYNAQGFALCLAYFNSCLNPLLYVCLGRGFKDSMNRSLRNMLHFINEDTAARVSVTNNDTKSTSNETTKI; encoded by the coding sequence ATGGACCAATACGACCCTgaagacatttttcaaaataacttCACTGATGATAATTACCCATTCCCTGTGTTTCCTGAGAGTTTTACCCCTGAGATTACACCGATCCAGATAGTGTCTATGGTCTTGTACGGCCTTGTGTTCCTGCTGGGTGTCCCTGGAAAtgctgtggtggtgtgggtGACGGGATTCTGCATGCAGCGCTCTGTCACTTCCCTCTGGTTCCTCAATCTCGCACTGGCTGATTTCCTTTGCTgcctctccatccctctgctCATAGTCCCTCTAGCCCATGATGACCACTGGCACTTTGGCCCATTGGCCTGCACACTGATCAAAGGCCTGTTCTACCTGGTGATGTACTGCAGTgtcctgcagcttgttttgaTCAGTGTGGATCGCTGGATGCTGGTCAGCAGACCCGTCTGGTGCCAGAACAACAGGCGGCCTAAACAGgctgcctgcatgtgtgttgcAGTCTGGTGCCTGGCCTTGATAGGCAGCATCCCTCAGTTTATCTACACCAAGGAAGTAGAAGCAGGTGAAGAGAAGCGAGAGTGTGGGACAGTGTACCATGGTATCAGTAAATGGCTCATCCTCTCCTACCGCTTCATGGTGGGattcctcctcccttttctggTGATTGTAGTCTGTCACTGGGTGGTGTACAGGAAAGCAGAGAGTGGAATCACACGTGGTAGGACCCGTTCCAAGCGAACACTGAAGATCATCATCGCTGTGGTGGTGAGCTTCTTCCTGTGCTGGCTTCCATTACACATTTTGGACTTCCTTGACTTGATTACCCCTCGAACCTCTCCCCACAGCCCCAACATTTACAATGCACAAGGTTTTGCTCTCTGCCTGGCATATTTCAACAGTTGCCTTAACCCGCTGCTCTATGTGTGTCTGGGCCGAGGCTTCAAGGACAGCATGAACCGCTCCCTGCGCAACATGCTTCACTTCATCAACGAAGATACTGCGGCCAGAGTGAGTGTCACTAATAATGACACCAAGAGCACGAGCAATGAGACAACAAAAATCTGA
- the dact3b gene encoding dapper 1 gives MHRAFSFPVTVERSRTKERLEASLAGLCELELRKQRQECLVLGALALGDPLPQDSSRGELACFSSWGQENLTLRRQLSALQSSPWGLMQALEQQVGELRIDTDDGCYDGAQGDTGDSRPSSGFYELSEGQSPKGRSCSTEPTETVSSWAHTNDRPKSVGDPLMPNGELDLPIQRSTLPRSFSAPYPPLEGIAEEGTAMDSWQWDPNEAWQQTPEGQITEEDYQQALRVEGYILSLIQRHTLAPRPCQPRTTLSPDPTYCSASGHSSLHRRTPSLTTEQRLPDPHLQPHTDLSANPKSQGWGCDLLEGEACGGEAPSLEEDYYLALPYPQPRPHSLAERLPSPLPSLDPNCGVGALDLCCEPQPSQHYLHPQPPIHHKHNLVSAQYIPGQGCHAPVRSPRHYNPEQPKTNRAVSSPDHPNSKSRTSKKSHNERQRAKKSSSKTSRSQSENSLLGQRVLPERRYSTTERHQGRGDLAHNQAQTTGPQVGSNNHNGSRRWCSNLELSQDEGETLTGQAHRRTPRKSRHGHPCPYSQPQNYQQQQQQHTQRWHPDFQERAPLCQGEEGYAGAAPAESESSMSEVYSPASSSLSSDSDESGGLVWPQQLPPRLASTSSSSSPSPQATANTTSQPKAFVKIKASHALKKKILRFRSGSLKVMTTV, from the exons ATGCACCGTGCGTTCTCGTTCCCGGTGACTGTGGAGCGCAGTCGGACCAAGGAGCGCCTGGAGGCGAGTCTGGCCGGACTATGCGAGCTGGAGCTCCGCAAACAGAGGCAAGAGTGCCTGGTACTGGGAGCGCTGGCTTTGGGAGACCCCCTGCCCCAGGACAGCTCCAGAGGAGAGCTGGCGTGTTTCAGCAGCTGGGGGCAGGAAAACTTGACACTGAGGCGTCAGCTG agtgcCCTTCAGAGTTCACCATGGGGCCTGATGCAGGCGCTGGAACAGCAGGTGGGAGAGCTGAGGATCGACACAGACGATGGCTGCTATGATGGAGCTCAAGGAGACACAGGCGACAGTCGGCCGAGTTCTG GGTTCTATGAGTTGAGTGAGGGTCAATCCCCTAAAGGAAGATCTTGTTCCACTGAACCTACAGAGACAGTCTCTTCCTGGGCTCACACTAATGACAGGCCCAAGTCTGTTG GTGACCCCCTCATGCCAAATGGAGAACTGGATTTGCCAATCCAACGCAGCACCCTACCCCGATCTTTCTCTGCCCCTTACCCACCTCTTGAGGGCATCGCTGAGGAGGGCACAGCAATGGACTCCTGGCAGTGGGATCCCAATGAAGCCTGGCAGCAGACTCCAGAAGGTCAGATCACTGAGGAGGACTACCAGCAGGCCTTGCGAGTAGAAGGTTACATCCTAAGTCTAATTCAGCGCCATACCCTCGCACCAAGGCCATGTCAACCTCGCACTACCCTGAGCCCAGACCCCACATATTGCAGTGCCTCTGGACACAGCTCCCTACATAGAAGAACTCCTTCTCTGACCACAGAGCAACGCCTTCCTGACCCACATCTCCAGCCCCACACTGACCTTTCGGCAAACCCTAAGAGCCAGGGCTGGGGTTGTGACCTGCTGGAGGGGGAGGCCTGTGGAGGAGAGGCCCCATCTTTGGAAGAGGACTATTATCTCGCTCTGCCCTACCCCCAGCCCAGGCCACACTCCCTGGCTGAGAGGCTACCATCACCTCTGCCCTCCCTAGACCCCAACTGTGGTGTTGGGGCTCTTGACCTTTGTTGTGAACCCCAACCATCACAGCATTACTTACATCCACAACCCCCTattcatcacaaacacaatttAGTAAGTGCTCAGTATATCCCTGGACAAGGCTGCCATGCCCCTGTGCGCTCCCCCAGACACTACAACCCAGAGCAGCCTAAGACCAACCGAGCTGTCTCCTCTCCTGACCACCCAAACTCCAAGTCCAGAACCTCTAAGAAGAGCCACAACGAGCGACAGAGAGCCAAGAAATCAAGCAGCAAAACCAGTCGATCCCAGTCTGAAAACAGCCTCCTGGGTCAGCGAGTGTTACCTGAGCGCAGGTACAGCACCACAGAGAGGCACCAAGGCAGAGGGGATCTTGCTCATAACCAAGCCCAAACCACTGGACCACAGGTGGGCAGCAACAATCACAATGGTAGCCGACGTTGGTGCTCCAACCTGGAGCTCAGCCAGGACGAAGGGGAGACCCTTACAGGGCAGGCACATAGACGAACACCTCGAAAATCTCGCCATGGTCATCCTTGTCCCTATTCCCAACCCCAGAACtaccagcagcaacagcagcagcacacccaGCGCTGGCACCCAGACTTTCAGGAAAGAGCACCTCTCTGTCAGGGAGAGGAGGGCTATGCTGGTGCTGCCCCCGCAGAGTCCGAGTCTAGCATGAGTGAGGTGTATTCCCCAGCCTCCAGCTCACTGTCCAGTGACTCTGATGAGAGTGGGGGGCTGGTGTGGCCCCAGCAGCTGCCACCACGACTTGCTtctacctcctcctcatcctcaccaTCACCACAAGCCACTGCCAACACCACCTCTCAACCAAAAGCCTTTGTCAAGATCAAAGCCTCCCATGCTCTCAAAAAGAAGATCCTCAGATTCCGCTCAGGGTCCCTCAAAGTCATGACTACTGTATGA
- the lbhl gene encoding uncharacterized protein lbhl isoform X2: protein MEDSHSRYVTSSYCGQSCSHEIFLCSSHSALHPLFLQIFPDPVEVVLGPEATLNSLDHDHEKERLPSIVVEPTELSEVESGELRWPPENMDMEEDEEDLFLEQCIPPANIADWGEEEEEEEEEEETSVILNQQPGLTLIDLQSDAFRDDTPTLPPSSAPALN from the exons ATGGAAGACTCCCATTCCAGGTATGTAACATCATCATACTGTGGCCAGTCTTGTTCACATGAGAT CTTTCTGTGCAGTTCTCACTCAGCTCTTCACCCTTTGTTCCTCCAGATCTTCCCTGACCCTGTTGAGGTTGTCCTGGGCCCAGAGGCCACCTTAAACAGCCTGGACCATGACCATGAGAAGGAGCGTCTACCCTCCATTGTTGTGGAACCCACAGAGTTGAGCGAGGTGGAGAGTGGGGAGCTGCGCTGGCCTCCAGAGAACATGGAtatggaggaggatgaggaggacctGTTCTTGGAGCAGTGCATCCCACCAGCCAACATCGCAGACtggggagaagaagaggaggaggaggaggaggaggaggagacgtcaGTTATACTGAACCAACAGCCAGGATTGACACTCATTG ACCTTCAGTCGGATGCATTTAGAGACGACACCCCAACGCTTCCACCGAGCAGTGCTCCAGCCCTCAACTGA
- the lbhl gene encoding uncharacterized protein lbhl isoform X3: MEEMSGQDPNFEDMQRKDGRLPFQIFPDPVEVVLGPEATLNSLDHDHEKERLPSIVVEPTELSEVESGELRWPPENMDMEEDEEDLFLEQCIPPANIADWGEEEEEEEEEEETSVILNQQPGLTLIDLQSDAFRDDTPTLPPSSAPALN; this comes from the exons ATGGAAGAGATGAGCGGCCAAGATCCAAATTTTGAAGACATGCAAAGGAAAGATGGAAGACTCCCATTCCAG ATCTTCCCTGACCCTGTTGAGGTTGTCCTGGGCCCAGAGGCCACCTTAAACAGCCTGGACCATGACCATGAGAAGGAGCGTCTACCCTCCATTGTTGTGGAACCCACAGAGTTGAGCGAGGTGGAGAGTGGGGAGCTGCGCTGGCCTCCAGAGAACATGGAtatggaggaggatgaggaggacctGTTCTTGGAGCAGTGCATCCCACCAGCCAACATCGCAGACtggggagaagaagaggaggaggaggaggaggaggaggagacgtcaGTTATACTGAACCAACAGCCAGGATTGACACTCATTG ACCTTCAGTCGGATGCATTTAGAGACGACACCCCAACGCTTCCACCGAGCAGTGCTCCAGCCCTCAACTGA